A region of Shewanella psychromarinicola DNA encodes the following proteins:
- a CDS encoding GNAT family N-acetyltransferase, with amino-acid sequence MKYQFGSGTVSDILDVLALTPEFANVIFADSIGNRLAGRNHLILVARFEFKPVGFKVGYELAGGQFYSWLGGVIPEHRQMKVASQLRQLQESWAVENGFNSINVKSMNQFPAMLQMLIGSGYQICGYENNGSITDSKIEFIKFLQPQSNK; translated from the coding sequence ATGAAATACCAATTTGGTTCAGGGACGGTATCAGATATTTTGGACGTCTTAGCGTTAACCCCAGAGTTTGCAAATGTCATATTTGCAGACAGCATTGGTAACAGATTGGCTGGGAGAAACCATTTAATTCTAGTTGCTCGATTTGAGTTCAAGCCTGTTGGCTTTAAAGTGGGTTACGAGCTGGCTGGTGGTCAGTTTTACAGTTGGTTAGGTGGTGTTATTCCTGAACATCGCCAAATGAAAGTGGCCTCTCAATTGCGCCAACTTCAAGAATCTTGGGCTGTTGAGAATGGCTTTAATTCTATTAACGTTAAATCCATGAACCAATTTCCGGCAATGTTGCAGATGCTGATCGGAAGTGGCTATCAAATCTGTGGTTATGAGAATAACGGTTCAATAACCGACAGTAAGATCGAATTTATTAAATTTTTGCAGCCACAATCAAACAAGTAA
- a CDS encoding EamA family transporter: protein MQINRVLLTAVGSVLLAMVTIQSGASLAKQLFPLVGPEGTTALRLGFAAAVLWLVFRPWRALPQGRDWQSIIIYGLCLGGMNILFYLAIERIPLGIAVALEFTGPLAVALFGSKRKSDLFWVGCAIAGILLLLPDLSSAQGLDITGALMALGAGACWAGYILFGTRTGKQASGGITVALGMTVAAIVLVPVGAVSQGLALLSWEVLPLGLLVGVLSSALPYSLEMVALRNMPTQAFSVLMSLEPAIAALAGLMILSEQLTLLQWSAIGLVIIASVGSSFTPKKAIEMGV from the coding sequence ATGCAAATCAATCGTGTACTTCTGACCGCTGTTGGTAGTGTTTTGTTGGCGATGGTGACCATTCAGTCTGGCGCTTCGTTAGCAAAACAACTTTTCCCCTTGGTTGGGCCAGAAGGCACCACAGCACTGCGTTTAGGCTTTGCCGCTGCGGTACTTTGGCTAGTATTTCGTCCATGGCGGGCATTACCTCAAGGCAGAGATTGGCAGAGCATTATTATTTATGGTCTGTGTTTAGGCGGAATGAATATCTTGTTTTATTTAGCCATTGAACGTATTCCGTTAGGGATTGCGGTTGCGCTTGAGTTTACCGGCCCCTTGGCAGTAGCCTTGTTTGGCTCAAAGCGCAAAAGCGATCTATTTTGGGTCGGTTGTGCCATTGCGGGGATTTTACTGCTGCTGCCTGACTTATCCAGTGCACAAGGGCTTGATATTACGGGCGCATTAATGGCACTTGGGGCCGGGGCGTGCTGGGCCGGTTACATCTTGTTTGGTACGCGCACCGGCAAGCAAGCATCAGGTGGAATTACTGTGGCATTAGGCATGACGGTAGCAGCCATAGTGCTAGTACCCGTTGGCGCCGTGAGCCAAGGCTTAGCGTTATTGAGCTGGGAAGTACTACCGCTTGGGTTATTGGTGGGGGTGTTATCCAGTGCCTTGCCTTATTCGTTGGAAATGGTGGCGCTTAGAAATATGCCCACCCAGGCCTTTAGCGTGCTGATGAGTTTAGAGCCTGCCATTGCCGCATTGGCAGGTCTTATGATACTAAGTGAGCAATTGACCTTGTTGCAGTGGTCTGCCATCGGTTTGGTGATTATCGCTTCGGTAGGGAGTAGTTTCACCCCTAAAAAAGCGATAGAGATGGGGGTGTGA